DNA sequence from the Thiobacillus sp. SCUT-2 genome:
GATCACTTCCATGCGGTCCAGCAGCGGCGCCGGCAGGTTGAGCGAGTTGGCCGTCGCCACGAACATCACGTCGGACAGGTCGTACTCGACCTCGATGTAGTGGTCCTGGAAGGTGTGGTTCTGCTCGGGATCGAGCACCTCGAGCAGCGCCGCGGACGGGTCGCCGCGGAAGTCCTGTCCCATCTTGTCGACTTCGTCGAGCAGGAAAAGCGGGTTCTTCACGCCGATCTTGGTCAGGCTCTGCAGGATCTTGCCCGGCATCGAGCCGATGTAGGTGCGGCGGTGACCCCGAATTTCCGACTCGTCACGCACGCCGCCGAGCGCCATGCGCACGAACTTGCGGTTGGTCGCGCGCGCGATCGACTGGCCGAGCGAGGTCTTGCCGACGCCGGGCGGGCCGACCAGGCACAGGATCGGCGCCTTCACCTTGTCGACGCGCTGTTGCACGGCGAGGTATTCGAGGATGCGTTCCTTGACCTTGTCGAGGCCGTAGTGATCCTGGTCGAGCACCTTCTCGGCTTTGGCCAAGTCCTTGCTGATCTTGGTCTTCTTCTTCCAGGGCAGGCCGACCATCGCCTCGATGTAGCTGCGGATCACCGTGGCTTCGGCCGACATCGGTGACATCATGCGCAGCTTCTTCAGTTCGCCGAGCGCCTTGGCCTCGGCTTCCTTCGACATGCTGGCGCTCTTGATGCGCTTCTCGAGCTCTTCGAGCTCGGCGCCTTCCTCGATGTCGCCGAGTTCCTTCTGGATCGCCTTGACCTGCTCGTTCAGGTAGTACTCGCGCTGGCTCTTCTCCATCTGCCGCTTGACGCGGCCGCGGATGCGCTTTTCGACCTGCAGGATGTCGAGTTCGCCCTCCAGCAGGCCGAGCAGGTGCTCGAGGCGCTTGTTGACCGGAATCATCTCGAGCACCTCCTGCTTCTGCTCGAGCTTGAGCGGCAGGTGGGCGACGATGGTGTCGGCGAGCCGCCCGCCCTCGTCGATGCCCGACAGCGAGGTCAGGATTTCCGGCGGAATCTTCTTGTTCAGCTTGACGTACTGGTCGAACTGGGTCAGCAGCGCGCGGCGCATGGCCTCGACCTCGACCAGGTCCTCGCCCTCGGCAGGCAGGATTTCGGCGCGGGCCGCCAGATGCGTGCCGGCATCGGTGACTTCCAGCACGCGCGCGCGCTGATTCCCCTCGACCAGCACCTTGACCGTGCCGTCGGGCAATTTCAGCATCTGCAGCACGGTCGCCACGCTGCCGGTGGCGTAGAGGTCCTCCGGCGTGGGGTCGTCCTGCGCGGCGGTCTTCTGCGCCACCAGCAGGATGCTCTTGCCGGATTCCATCGAGGTTTCCAGCGCCTTGATCGATTTGGGGCGCCCGACGAACAGCGGGATCACCATGTGGGGAAAGACCACCACGTCTCTAAGCG
Encoded proteins:
- the lon gene encoding endopeptidase La: MSDNISKEQIDLPLLPLRDVVVFPHMVIPLFVGRPKSIKALETSMESGKSILLVAQKTAAQDDPTPEDLYATGSVATVLQMLKLPDGTVKVLVEGNQRARVLEVTDAGTHLAARAEILPAEGEDLVEVEAMRRALLTQFDQYVKLNKKIPPEILTSLSGIDEGGRLADTIVAHLPLKLEQKQEVLEMIPVNKRLEHLLGLLEGELDILQVEKRIRGRVKRQMEKSQREYYLNEQVKAIQKELGDIEEGAELEELEKRIKSASMSKEAEAKALGELKKLRMMSPMSAEATVIRSYIEAMVGLPWKKKTKISKDLAKAEKVLDQDHYGLDKVKERILEYLAVQQRVDKVKAPILCLVGPPGVGKTSLGQSIARATNRKFVRMALGGVRDESEIRGHRRTYIGSMPGKILQSLTKIGVKNPLFLLDEVDKMGQDFRGDPSAALLEVLDPEQNHTFQDHYIEVEYDLSDVMFVATANSLNLPAPLLDRMEVIRLSGYTEDEKINIAERYLVPKQLKVNGIKEGELAIAESALRDIVRYYTREAGVRSLEREISKICRKAVKALLLKKQKGKISVTSRNLDKYLGVRRFSFGIAEKNNQVGQVTGLAWTEVGGELLTIEAVSLPGRGKMTTTGKLGEVMQESIQAALSVVRSRSRKLGILEDFYQKRDIHIHLPEGATPKDGPSAGIAICTSMVSILTGIPVRADVAMTGEITLRGEVLPIGGLKEKLLAAHRGGIKTVLIPQENVKDLTEIPDNIKNKLDIHPVKWIDEVLELALEHAPEPLPDEPESEAAAIAVPEDEENAQAALKH